ACTCGAGCTTGGGAAGAAACCCCGCCGGGTTCAACAGATTCCCGCGGAGCTGATGGACCGCTTCATGGAGGTCAGCCGCCTGTGCCGCGAAGCAGACGGATTCCTGGCCGAAAAAGCCGCCACCACCTCACCGCTGCTCCTGGCACAGATGTTCGAGCGCGGCCAGGAATGGGTGGACAAACTCGGCTCGCTTGGAAAGCAACTCGAGGCTTGGCGCGAAGAACTGGTTGCCCAGTTGAAATCGCTGGACGCCCAGTGGAACACGGACCAGACTCCGTCCACAAAGCAAACCGCGCTGCTCCGCCTGGAAGAGCTGTCGCAATTGTTTGGTTATGCGGCGCGGTGGCGCGCTCAGGTGCAGGAACGGCTCGTCCGGCTTTCATTTTGAATCATGCAACACCTTGGATTGGCTGCGGCGCTTTCGTTCGAGTTGCTCGCCAACAGCCTGGGCGCTGCCCAATCCTGGCCGGAAGCGCTGGACGCTATGCCGCTAAGACCCCCCGTTCATTGCCTGGACTTGACCAATTGTGTCCCGCTCATGCTGGCCTCCTTTCAATCCAACCAGTTCGTTAAGGCCCTCATTTTCATGCCTGGCGCTACCGACGAGTTTTACCTTTTTCGACGGGCCCGGGCGATCCTGACAAACGCCTCGCCGTCTTTGCTGGATGCCGTCGAGGCGCTCACCAACCAAACCTTTATTCGGTCCACCTTTCAGCCTCCTTTTCTTTTGCTTCATACTGATGAAGACCCGCTCGACCCTGCGATAACCGTTCGCGATGCGCCAACGGTCATCCGGCTCAAATCCTGCCGCTTCCTGCCTCACCTTGTCGCCCGGGATGCCGATTGGGACTGGCTGCAACCTTCCCTTCGATGGACGCTCCGGGTGGACATCCGGCCCTGGAGTCATTCCCTGGACCAATCCTGGCACTTTTACCGGCACAGCTTCGCCGCCTGGAATTTAACCGGCTGGGAGGCCCTCGAGGCCGCCGCGCTGGCCGGGAAGAGCCAATTCGTCGTGGAGCATAAGCGCGTTACCTTCACGCCAGACAGTCGTGTGCGGGCCACCCTCCATTTGGATTTCTTTCCGCGTTGATTATATTCAGTCATGTCGCACATCGGCTTTCCGGAGATGCTCCTGCGGGTTGTGTTGGCATTTGGGGCTGGGTTTGCCATCGGCTGGGAGCGCGAATGCCACGGGCGCCCCGCCGGATTGAGGACGAACATCCTTGCCTGTGTAGCCGCCGCGGTGGCGATGATTGTTTCTGAAATCCTTTTCGTCCAAAGCGTCTCGGTCAACCCCGCCGGCACCGTTCGCTCGGACCCGGCGCGGCTGGGGGCGGGCGTCCTGACCGGGATTGGTTTTTTGGGGGCCGGCGCCATCCTGCGTCACGAGAACATCATCCGGGGTGTGACCACAGCAGCCAGCCTGTGGTTTGTCACGGTGCTGGGGCTCGCCTTTGGCAGCGGCATGTATGATTTGGCTTTATTGGGTGTCGGGCTGGCGATGGTTACTTTATTCATTCTGCCGCGCGTCGAGCGGTACGCGCAAGCTGACTGGTACGCCACTCTGACAATCAGCGCGACGCTCGAAGGGCCGGCGGACCAGGCGCTCAGAACCAAAATCGAATCCCTAGGGCCGCTTGTCCAGACCCTGAAACTGAACTACGACCTCGAGAAGAAGCAAAAGACGATAACCTGCGATTTGAAGCTGAAACGCTCGGATCGATTCGAGGCCCCGGATCGTCTTGTCAACGATCTCAGCCAGCTCCCGGGCGTGCTGCGGGTGGCCTGGACATAAGGAGTATGAACCGAATTCGTGAAACGGGAGGTACCGCGGTTTGACGGGCAAGGAGGCTGGCACTCCAGGCCATTGCCACTACTGCGCCGCCAGCCGATAAAACATGGTCCCCGGCGGATTGGGAAGCGTCACTTGGTTTTGTGAGCCGACCACAAACGACGTGTTGGTTAGCGTGGTCCAGTGGGCGGGGTTCAGGTCAGGATTTTCTTGCACCGCAAAGGCCGGGTTTGGTGCTGGCCAGCAGACCAGCACGGTATTGGTGCTGGACAGGTTGATGCCAAGCTGAGGCGGTGCTGGCACCCCGAGCGAGAAGACAGCCAGCCCGTTGTCAGTGGCCATATAAGCATTGGAGCCTGATACTTCCAGCCGATGCGCTCGATCATAAAAATCAACAAAACCTTCGATAGGGCTGGAGGCAACGACAGTCGCATTTGTAGGGTTGGAGACATCGACGACGAACAAATTAGCTGGCCAACCTGCTATGCTGGCTCCTCCGCTTCCCGCCACATAGGCGTAATTGCCAGAAAGCGCTACGCTATTGCCATACGCACTTGGCATGGACACGAGGATGGGGTTGGTCGGGTTGGAAACATTGAAAATTCGAAGTGCATTCGTGTAGGAAGCCAGATAGGCGAACTTCCCCGCCACTGCTGCATCGACTGCGAATGCGAAGACGCCACCGCTCTCTTCTCCCGCTTGCTTAAAGTTCAATGGTTCAGAAAGGTCATAAACCAACAAGCCACTATAGCAGCCAGCCACATAGGCATAATTGCCAGACACCGCGCCGGCATAACCGCAAGAAACCGGCCCACCAGTCCCCATCTCTCTTGGGTTCGCAGGGTCGGGGACGTTGTACATGGTCACGCCGCCTCCTGCGAATAAATAGACCGACTGTCCAAGGGCAGTTACATACTGCCAATTGCCGGAAATGTGGCCGACGGCGACGGGGTTTGGCGGATTCGCGATGTCCAACACGCTCACGTCTGAATGGAGGTCATACAGATATTGGCCGGATGCGGCCACCCCCGTGGCGAAGCCCACACTGTCGCTGTAACCGACATCGACAGGGTTGGCAGGATTGGAAATATCCAGAATCCGCAGACCACTCGCAGTCGCCACGTAAAGGTAATGACTGAAAACAGCAGCGCCGTAAGTTGGACCCAGGCCAATATTCGTGACGTTTACCAGGTTCGTTTGCGCGGGACAAGGCCATGGCCACAGCAACCACGCGGATGCTGCCAGCGCCGCCGGGATGATTTGGAAAAATTTGCTCATAATCCGTGACGCGGCTTTAGCTGTGCGAATCGCAACAAAAGCCAGCATAAGTGCCACAATTCGTTTTCGCCAAGCACTAAAACCGGAATTGGCAGAGCCAGAATTGTCCAGACGGGGGACAGAGGCGCTGATGCCTTGACCCCGCAGATTGTGGCGAAAACGGAGGTCGAATTGCTTCGCGAGAGCTGGGAAGAAACCGGATGCAAAGGTGCAAAGGCAACGATTCATTTGACAGAGCAGAGTATGTATGTTATTTCTGAACCAACAGAAATGACAGAATATGAAGCTCAACCAGGTCCAACAAAAATTCGTCCTCCATTGGGGGGAGATGGGAACCCGCTGGGGCATCAATCGCACGGTAGCGCAAATCCATGCGCTCCTCTACATCTCGCCCAAACCGTTGAACGCGGAGGAGATTGCCGAGACGCTGGATGTGGCCCGCTCGAACGTGAGCAACAGTCTGCGGGAGCTTCAAGGCTGGCGGATTGTGAAACTGGTCCACGTCCTGGACGATAAGCGGGACCATTTCGAATCCATGAAGGATGTTTGGGAGATGTTCCGCATCGTGCTGGATGAGCGCAAGCGCCGTGAGATTGATCCGACCATGGCCATCCTCGAGGAATGCATCGCCGAAGCGGGTAAGGAGAAGGACACCGACAACAGCACCGAAGAGCGCCTCCGCGAACTCCACCGTTTTTTCCAAACAACGACGAACTGGTATATGCAGGTGGCCAGGTTGCCGGCTTCGGCTTTGGTGAAGTTTTTGAGTGCAGGGGACAAGGTCCTCAAGAGCATTGGACTGAGATCGTAGAGAGTCGTCTCTTTTTTTTGGAATGCTAGTTCTGTGAATACAGAAATTACAGATATAAAGAACGCGAACGGCTGGGTGTGCTTTGATGCCCCAATGCGGCCTTTGCGTGAATCTCGCCCGTAGCTTTGGGGCCTTGCTACGCAGGTATCGGTTCGGATTGGTGCCCCTGCAAACACCCTGGGTGAAGGACCATCTGACCAACAACGGTGAGGAACTCCTGTCGGAGTTGCGGCTGATCACTGCTGGCGGTCAAATACACGGCGGAGCTGACGCACTGATTGAAATCGCACGTCGTGTCTGGTGGGCAAAGCCGGTGTTCTGGCTTTCGATTGTTCCCCCGGTCAAACTCTCGTTGCGCAGAGGCTACCGATGGGTTGCCCAAAATCGGACCTGCCTCGCGGGAACTTGCCACATCGCAGCGCATCCGAGGAGCTCCGGGCTTGGTGCTGTGGGTTGGATTTCTGCGCTGTTGCCAACCGCTATTGTCCTCCGCTTGGGGAGAGCCCTGCCTGCCTGGATATGGATGTGGGAGATCGCCTTCGCTCTGTTCATTGGAGCAAAGTGGGTCACGATTCAAGGGTTTCTGCAATCCGGGAAGAGAGCAGGTCCAGGTCGGCTGGTTACTTATGGACTTCTCTGGCCTGGAATGGATCTCCGGGCGTTCTGTGGAACAAACCCTATTCGTCCACCGGCTGGTTGCGAGTGGGCTGCCGCGGCTGCAAAGACACTTTTCGGGGCTGCGGTGGTGTGGGTCGGAGTGCCCCTGGTCGGAGCAACACATCCTATGATCACCGGCTGGGTGGGAATGGTCGGCGTCGTCCTACTCCTTCATTTTGGACTCTTTCACCTCCTTTCTGCATTGTGGCGTGCTCTCGGTATCAACGCGCGTCCAATTATGCGCTCGCCTGCCGGAGCGACTTCGCTCAGCGGGTTTTGGGGGGAGGACTGGAACGCTGCTTTCAGCGACCTCATGCATGGGGGCGTTTTCAAGCCTCTGACCAAGAGCGTCGGACGTTGGGGAGCACTCTTGCTGGTATTCCTTATTTCCGCCACCCTGCACGAGTTAGTCATCTCGGTTCCCGCGCGGGGCGGCTACGGACTGCCGACAGCTTACTTTGTTCTCCAGGGTTTGGCCCTCCTGTTCGAACGTAGCAAACGTGGCCAAAACCTGGGCCTCGGCTCCGGGGTAAAGGGCTGGTGCTTCGTGGCGCTGGTTGCCGGCGTACCAGCGTTTTGGCTGTTCCACCCGATTTTCATTCACCACGTCATTTTGCCGATGCTCCACGCCATCGGCGCAACCTGAGGAAACGACCATGAACACAAATACACTGACCCTCCTGCTCCAAATCGCCGGCCTGCTGCACCTCGGTTTGATTTGCGCCGGTTTGTTGATGCCGAAAGTTGTGGGCTTGCGGGAGCACCTGGTAACGCTGCCGAGTTTTATCCGCCAATTGTTCTGGGTTTACTATTCCTTTATTGGCCTTTGCCTGGTGAGTTTTGGGCTCCTCACCTTTACCCTCGCCGGCACGTTGGCTGCGGGCGGGACGTTGGCCAGAGCCTTGGGTCTTTTTTTGGCTGCGTTTTGGACGCTCAGGTTGATCGCGGCCACGTTTGTTTTCGACCTGGTTCCATACCTGACCAATTTCCCCAAGCGAATCGGTTATCACGCCATCAACCTGGTTTTTGCTTACCTGCCAGTAATCTATTTGCCGGCGGCTTGGAAAGGAGCGAGGCCATGAAGATTGCAGTTACGGGCGGGACGGGATTTGTTGGGCGGAATATCACCCGCCAGCTTGCAGCCGAAGGCCACGAGGTGTTGCTGATCGCTCGCGGATTGGACAGAACCGATGCATCAATTCGAGGCCTGGCCAGTTTCGCGCCACTCGATTTGGACAGCACCCCCGAGCTGGCTAGAGCGATTGCCGGGAGTGACACGGTCATCCATTGCGCGGGAATTAACCGGGAACAGGGAGACCAAACCTTCAGGAAAGTTCTCATCGAAGGCACGCGCCACGTGTTGGAGGCGGCCCGACAAGTTGGCGCTCGGAAAATCGTGCTCATCAGCTTCCTGAGAGCCAGGCCAAACTGTGGCTCGCCCTACCATGAATCCAAATGGGCGGCGGAGGAACTCGTTCGGCAAAGCGGCCTGGATTACACCGTCCTCAAATGCGGCGTCATCTATGGCCCAGGCGATCACATGCTCAATCACCTCAGCCATGCGTTTTACACCTTCCGGCTGTTTGCGTTCGTTGGCTTGCGCGATAAGCCAATCCGGCCAAATGCCGTCGAAGATGTCGCGCGAATTGTCAAAGCGTGTGTCGTGGACGGTGCCCTGTCTCGCAAAACAGTGGCCGTGCTTGGACCTGAGGAACTGACCTTGAGACAAGCTGTCCGCCGGGTAGCGGAAGTCGTCGGCCGACATCCAATCATGTTTCCCATGCCGGTCTGGTTTCATCAGGTCCTGGCCTGGTGCCTCGAACGGATGATGAAGGTCCCGATGGTCTCCAGCGCGCAGGTGCGGATGCTTCATGAAGGTCTCGCCGAGCCAGCTCCTGCATGCGAGTTAATGCCGCCGGACCTCGCTCCACGAACTCGGTTCACCCCCGACCAGATCCGGAAAGGATTGCCCCAGCCTGGCCCCTTCACCTGGCGGGACTTGCGGTGTTGCACGCGCCAATCCACCGGTCTCGCCCACAATCACGCCAAGCGCGTCTTTTTCGAAATGCCATGAAAGCGAATATCAAACGTATCATGATCGCCGGCGGCTCTGGCTTTCTCGGCCAGGCACTGGCATCTCATTTTCTGAAGGCCGACTGGGATGTTGTGATTCTTACCCGGTCGCCTGGCGATAGCGGCTTGGTCGGTCGGCAAGTCGGCTGGGATGGCTGCACGCTTGGCGACTGGGCACCGGAGGTGGAGGGCTCTGTCGCCGTGATTAACCTCACCGGGAAATCGGTCAACTGTCGTTGCAACACGCGGAACCGGAAGGAAATTCTCGATTCACGAGTGAACTCAACCCGTGTCCTGGGAGAGGTTATCGGCAGGTGTCATCAACCACCGCAAGTTTGGCTGAATGCGAGCACCGCCACGGTTTACCGTCACACCTTTGGCGCTCCCTGGGATGAAACGGGTCTTACCGAAGCGACGGCGGAGGCGAAAGACCGTTTCTCAGTGGAAGTCGCCTGGGCTTGGGAACGGGCCCTCAACGAAACCTCCACTCCGCAGACGCGAAAGGTTGATGCGGATGGCCATGGCTCTGGGCTTAGGAAAGAACAGCGTGTTCCCGGTGCTGCGTCGCCTGACCAAACTCGGACTCGGCGGCCGAATGGCCAGCGGGCGGCAGTTCGTGTCGTGGATTCACGAGAGGGATTTTTGCAGGGCAGTGGAGTGGTTCATCTCGCACAATGATTTGCAGGGTCCGGCCAACCTGGTTGCCCCCAATCCTCTCCCGAATGCGGAGATGATGCGGACTCTTCGGCAGGTTTGCGGTGTTCCCTTTGGATTGCCGGCGACCAATTGGATGCTCGAAATCGGCGCGTTCGTGTTGCGCACCGAAACGGAGTTGCTCATCAAAAGCCGCCGTGTGATCCCCGGGCGCTTGCTCAAGTCCGGCTTTGAGTTTCAGTTCCCGACCAGCCGAGAGGCATTTGGAGACCTCAGAAAACGCGCAGGAACCAATCCAACCAGCGAGGCTGAACGCGGATGAATAGGGGTGGCCACAATGCGCTTTTGCTTTGAACATCTTGTGCCGGCATCGCGTGACAGCGTGTTTCGGTTCTTCCAAAACCCGGCACGACTTGATCTGCTTCACGCCGGCTGGTCAAAAGTCCGGCTTCTGCACCATGAAAACCAAGTCCGTGTCGGTGCGGAAACCTGGGTCGAAGTGACCGTTGCCGGGTTAATTCCCATTGTGCTGGGATTCCGGCACACGTTGTTCGAGTTCCCAGCGGCGAATACGTGCTGCACATGCTGATGGCGATAATCTTCGGCGCGCTGGTGAGGTTCACCGCGCCAACCCATCTCGTTTGGACTCCGATTGGAGCCCCGGTTGCTCTGCGGCTTACGCTTTTGGTTATGGCCATTGCGGTGCTTGGTTCGGGCATTCAGGATGCAGCGGCCGCCCTCCGATTAAGGAAGCTCAGTTCCCGCACAACCAGTGGTCCCCCGGACAAAAGCACCCGGTCTCATCGGGTCCCGAATGTCGCCGCCGAGAGGGGTGAGCCAATCGAACTGCCGAGCCGGGCTGGAGCCAATGTGCTGAAAATCCCTTCGTGGATGTGTCAACTGCTCACACCTCGGCCTTGCGGCTGGCGGCGATGACTTCCGAGAAGATGCCTAACACCTCGCCGCGCACCAGCGCGCCGATGAGGCGGTTTTCTTTCAGCGTATTGACGACCGGGATATTCCGCTGTTCACTGGCCAGAACGACGGGCAGGACCTCCAGCAGCCGCTGATTAGGCGTCACGCTCGCCGGGGGCGGGCGCATGACATCATACGCGATAATTCCCAACAGTTCCTCTCTGGTCCCCAGATATTCCTTGAGGTCGTGCAAGGCGACAATGCCCAGCAATTGCCCTTTGGCATTGACGACCGGCAGGAAGTTATTGGCGCTGGTCAGAAACCGGTCCACTATCTCGCCCAGGGTGGCCGTCTCGCGCAAGGGGGGCACCGGCGCCCGCATCAAGTCGCTGACCGTCCGTTCCGTGGCCGACTCGGAGGCGGTGGCGTCGTGCGAAACCGTCACTCCTTTGCGGCGCAGTGGCTCGGTATAAATGGAGGCTGGGTGCAGTTTGCCCGCCACCAGGACCGAGACCACGCAGGCCAGCATCAAAGGCGGCATCAGCGAGTAATCGAGCGAAATTTCGAATACCATAATCATCGCCAGCAACGGCGAGCGCGTGGTCGCCGAAAGCATGCTCCCCATGCCGACCACGGCAAAAACGGCCACAGGCAATTCGCGCGCCACATGTACTTCTCGCAGGCCCACACCGCAAATTGCCCCCAAACCCGCGCCCAGGAAGAGCGTTGGGGTAAAAACCCCGCCCACTGCGCCGGAGCCGACGGTGGCCAGAGTAGCCAGAAGCTTGGCCAGGAACAGCAACGCCAGGAACAGCAAGCCCCTCCATTCGGCTGGGTAATCGCCTAACAGAATCCGATTGGTAATGACATAACCGTTGCCCCAGACCTGCGGGAACTGCAGCGCAATAAGACCTACGATAAAACCTCCGATGGTCAATCGAACATAGACCGGCACAGCGAGGCCCTTGAAAAACTCCTCCGCCAGATTCAGCAGCTTCAAAAACATCGCTCCCATCACCCCGCTCAGGACGCCCAGGCATACGAACCAGGGCAGTTGCGTCACGCTGGTGAACTCAAAGGGCGGCACGGTGTACCAAGGTTGAATGCCAAAGAAGCTGCGTGACACCATCGTAGCCACAACCGAAGCAAAAACCAGCGGCGCAAACAGGCTCATAGAGAAATTGCCCAGGACAATGAGCGCCGCAAAAACCGCCCCGGAAATCGGCGCGTTATAGGCCGCCGAAATCCCCGCCGCCGCCCCGCAACCCACCAGCAACCGCAGCCGATACGGATGCCACTTGGCCAATTGTCCCCATTTCGACGCCAGATTTGCCGACAATTGCACGATACCGCCTTCCCGCCCAATCGAGCCGCCCGAACCAATCGTAATGAGAGACGAAAAGAACTTCACGAGCCCGCTACGGAAAGGCAATCGGCCATCACCGGCCACCACCACCTCCAACAGGTTGGTCGAGCGCTGCCCTCCGGCCAAACGCAAACCCCAATACAGCACGCACCCGGCGCACAGGCCGCCCAGGGTGGGGGTCAGGACTCGCTGCCACTTCACCATCATCTCGGCCACTTCCTCTGGCCGGCCCGGATGCCGCAGGAAAAGGTCTTTGATTGATTCGGTGGCATAATAAAAAAACAGGTTCACCAGCCCGCCTAACACGCCTACACCGCCCGCCAGAACCAGGTGAAAGGCCTGCTCACTGAACCGGAACTTTTCGCGAATCCGCAGCGCCCGCTGCCAGTGCCGCCTGAAGAACTGGTGCAATTCCGCAATGAATCGTCTGTCGCTATAAAACAGCACAAGCCAATCTTACGGAAAAAGGGCGGGTTGACGAGGGGGAAGCGAGCGGAAGGAAAAGGATGATGAAGGGTGTTAAGTCTTGAAATTATCCGCGCAAGGGCTAAAGATTTCCGCGTGGCCCACCTTACGAAAGTCAATAGAGGCGCTTTTGCGCCCGCAGACGAAAAGGATGCGGCTGACGAACCGAACATAAACCTGATTGCAATGGAGGCGCGAAAATGAAATGCGTGGACAATAAGGCCTGGTGCATTGGTCCTGAGGGCGAGCCGGGATACGGACGGCGAAAATGCCTGGTGTGTGCGAAAGTGGCCGCCAAATTAAAATCGGAGCCAGCAGTGTCCTCCGGCGCCACTCCAAGCTCCCCGGCAATGAAAAGCACCCCAGTGAAGGTGAAAACGGTTGCGCCGGTAAAGCCGATAACCCTGGTGAAGCCGGCCGCCCCAACCCAGGTCGAGAAGCCGCTGCTCAAACCGCTGGAAACGGGCTCTTCGTCGCAAAAATCACAGGTAGATAACGAGCTGGCGCTCCTGAGGCTGGCTCAAGAAGCAAGAAGGACCCCGCCACCTGCTCTCGGTATCAAGTATCCCTATGCTTATCGGGGCGTTGGCAGCAACCCCAACGTCTATCGAAAGCGAGGTGGGTTTCTCCCCCATCTCATCAAGAACCTGGAGTTGGCGCAGTCTTCGCTGAAGAACCTCGCCAATACGCCCGCGGCCCCTTTGCGAACGGTCGCCTACAACTGGCAGGTCAAGAAAGACAAGGAAGATGGGTATTTTCTGAGCACGGGCCTGAACAGTAAAGATGCGTACGATACCTATCCGTTCCTTTACCGCTTTGATACTCGCGGCCTGCATCTCCGTAACTGGGATGAGGTCGGCTTTCCCTATCAGGCGGAGTGTGTGGGTAACTGCTTCCTCTATACGGACAACGCAGATTTGGCCCGCTCGACGATGATCGCGGTCATCTGCCTCGAGCAGGGTCCCGGCCGCATCTATGAACTTCTCGTTATGTCACCCGTCGAGCCGAGGAATTGTGAGGTCGAAGACCCCCCGGGCAGCAAGCAGTACATCAGCTTTGACGCGTGGAGCAAGCTCCATGGCACCGGCGACAACGCCAAATCCACCGATAAGGCCTAAAAACGGGCCAACGGGAGTTATTTGAGCAGGAGAAAACAGAGGGAACAGAGCCAAAAACTCTGCTTTCTCCGGTTCCTCCTGTAAAAAATCGCACCGGGTATTTGTGAGACACTACTTCGAGCCTGCGCAGCCGATATGAAACTCTGCCGCTTTGTGAAGCCTCAAGGCACAGTCTGTATAGGGCTCGTCAAGGAGGATGACCTGCTCGTGGATTTGACAGCGGCAGGAGTGACTCAAATGCACTTGCTGCTCGAGCAAGAAGACCCGCTCATAGAGTTGAACAGGCTCGCCGCCGAACATTTGCCGCACTTTCCGTTGTCTGAAGTCAGCTTGTGCGCACCCGTCGAACAGCAGGAAGTCTGGGCGGCCGGGGTGACCTACCTGCGCAGCAAGACCGCCCGGATGGAGGAATCGGATTTCAGCGCCACGGCCTATGACCGGGTTTATGAGGCGGAGCGGCCCGAGCTGTTTTTCAAGTCGCTGGCGCAGAAAGTGGTTGGGCCTGGCCAGCCGGTGGGCATCCGTCGCGATGCTCGCTGGAACGTGCCGGAGCCGGAGTTGGCGCTGGTCCTGAACTCTCGTGGCCAGATTGCCGGTTACATGGCCGGTAACGATATGAGCGCGCGCGACATCGAAGGCGAAAACCTGTTGTATCTGCCTCAAGCCAAGATTTACAACAGGTCCTGCGCGCTGGGACCCTGGGTCCGGCTTGGCGCCGCGGAATCGGAAGCCCGGGGTTGGGAGATTCAGCTCACGATAAGCCGTGCAGGGACGCGGGTGTTCGAGGGGAAAACGCCGGTCGGCCAGATTAAACGCGGCTTCGAAGAACTCGCCGGTTTTCTGTTCCGATGTCAGACCTTTCCCCACGGTGCGGTGTTGCTGACGGGAACCGGCATTGTGCCGCCGGACCTGTTCACCCTGCAGGAAGACGACGAGATCGAGGTTGCGATTAGCGGCATCGGCCTTTTGCGCAACACGGCCCAGGTGGTGTAAAGTTAATTCCACGGGTCAACAGTACGCGGTGGCGGTTGAAGAGAGCGAGCTTTAGCCTATCCTGAACCATCGTGACCCTAGAAGAGCAATTGCGCGGTTGGCTGGCTGAAATCCATCGGCTCACCGACCCGCACCGTCAGATCGTTGCCTCGGGCGACCGCAACGCCTCGCTTGCGGGTAGCAGCGTCGCCAGCTAACTTCGGTTCATGGTTAAGCCGATGGATATTCCGTCCGATGCACCGAGTTTGAAGAAGGTTCTGCACGAGAGGATCGAGCAACTGAGCGTGAGCAAACTCAGCCTTCTTAATCGCGTCCTGCTACAACTGGAGGCTGAGGAATTGGCGGCGAATCTTGACGAGGCTTTCGACGCGGACCGCAAGGCGGGGAAGCTCAGCAATGAGCGTATTCAGGGGATTATCGCACAGGTGCGTGCCGAACACCCCTATCGCTGATGAGGGTTTGCATCGACACGAATGTTCTCGTGGACGATAACAAGTTTGTTGATTGCGCAATTGCCGCACAGGCTGACTACATCATCACCACCGACCACCATCTTGCGGCGCTCAACGGCTCCGGGTATAAACCTCGACCCATCTCCCCTCAAGAGTTCATTCAAGCCCATCTCATCCTATGACGCTTCATGGCCAAAGTCTGATCGGGGACCAGCTAAGCCGGGGCACCGGCGAAACCTTCAGCCCAGTTAGCCCGCTGAACAGCACGCCGCTGCCGCCCGCCTTCTGTAAAGCCGGGGCAAAGGAAGTGGACCAGGCATTGCAGGCGGCAGAGAGGGCCTTCGAGATTTATAGGCAAACGACCGGTTCTCAGCGCGCCGCTTTTCTGGAACAGATCGCGGAGGAAATTTTGGCGCTGGGCGAGCATTTGATTGCCCGGGCTCATCTCGAAACCGGACTTCCTGAAACCCGTCTCACCAGCGAGCGCGGTCGCACCGTCAACCAGCTCAAGCTCTTTGCTCAGGTCGCCCGGGACGCCTCGTGGGTGGATGCCCGGATTGACCATGCGATTGCCGACCGGCAGCCGGCCCCAAAACCCGATATACG
The sequence above is a segment of the Verrucomicrobiia bacterium genome. Coding sequences within it:
- a CDS encoding MgtC/SapB family protein; its protein translation is MSHIGFPEMLLRVVLAFGAGFAIGWERECHGRPAGLRTNILACVAAAVAMIVSEILFVQSVSVNPAGTVRSDPARLGAGVLTGIGFLGAGAILRHENIIRGVTTAASLWFVTVLGLAFGSGMYDLALLGVGLAMVTLFILPRVERYAQADWYATLTISATLEGPADQALRTKIESLGPLVQTLKLNYDLEKKQKTITCDLKLKRSDRFEAPDRLVNDLSQLPGVLRVAWT
- a CDS encoding MarR family transcriptional regulator — encoded protein: MKLNQVQQKFVLHWGEMGTRWGINRTVAQIHALLYISPKPLNAEEIAETLDVARSNVSNSLRELQGWRIVKLVHVLDDKRDHFESMKDVWEMFRIVLDERKRREIDPTMAILEECIAEAGKEKDTDNSTEERLRELHRFFQTTTNWYMQVARLPASALVKFLSAGDKVLKSIGLRS
- a CDS encoding MBOAT family protein, which gives rise to MRSPAGATSLSGFWGEDWNAAFSDLMHGGVFKPLTKSVGRWGALLLVFLISATLHELVISVPARGGYGLPTAYFVLQGLALLFERSKRGQNLGLGSGVKGWCFVALVAGVPAFWLFHPIFIHHVILPMLHAIGAT
- a CDS encoding NAD(P)H-binding protein, coding for MKIAVTGGTGFVGRNITRQLAAEGHEVLLIARGLDRTDASIRGLASFAPLDLDSTPELARAIAGSDTVIHCAGINREQGDQTFRKVLIEGTRHVLEAARQVGARKIVLISFLRARPNCGSPYHESKWAAEELVRQSGLDYTVLKCGVIYGPGDHMLNHLSHAFYTFRLFAFVGLRDKPIRPNAVEDVARIVKACVVDGALSRKTVAVLGPEELTLRQAVRRVAEVVGRHPIMFPMPVWFHQVLAWCLERMMKVPMVSSAQVRMLHEGLAEPAPACELMPPDLAPRTRFTPDQIRKGLPQPGPFTWRDLRCCTRQSTGLAHNHAKRVFFEMP
- a CDS encoding NAD-dependent epimerase/dehydratase family protein; translation: MKANIKRIMIAGGSGFLGQALASHFLKADWDVVILTRSPGDSGLVGRQVGWDGCTLGDWAPEVEGSVAVINLTGKSVNCRCNTRNRKEILDSRVNSTRVLGEVIGRCHQPPQVWLNASTATVYRHTFGAPWDETGLTEATAEAKDRFSVEVAWAWERALNETSTPQTRKVDADGHGSGLRKEQRVPGAASPDQTRTRRPNGQRAAVRVVDSREGFLQGSGVVHLAQ
- a CDS encoding DUF1731 domain-containing protein, producing MMRTLRQVCGVPFGLPATNWMLEIGAFVLRTETELLIKSRRVIPGRLLKSGFEFQFPTSREAFGDLRKRAGTNPTSEAERG
- a CDS encoding ClcB-like voltage-gated chloride channel protein, translating into MLFYSDRRFIAELHQFFRRHWQRALRIREKFRFSEQAFHLVLAGGVGVLGGLVNLFFYYATESIKDLFLRHPGRPEEVAEMMVKWQRVLTPTLGGLCAGCVLYWGLRLAGGQRSTNLLEVVVAGDGRLPFRSGLVKFFSSLITIGSGGSIGREGGIVQLSANLASKWGQLAKWHPYRLRLLVGCGAAAGISAAYNAPISGAVFAALIVLGNFSMSLFAPLVFASVVATMVSRSFFGIQPWYTVPPFEFTSVTQLPWFVCLGVLSGVMGAMFLKLLNLAEEFFKGLAVPVYVRLTIGGFIVGLIALQFPQVWGNGYVITNRILLGDYPAEWRGLLFLALLFLAKLLATLATVGSGAVGGVFTPTLFLGAGLGAICGVGLREVHVARELPVAVFAVVGMGSMLSATTRSPLLAMIMVFEISLDYSLMPPLMLACVVSVLVAGKLHPASIYTEPLRRKGVTVSHDATASESATERTVSDLMRAPVPPLRETATLGEIVDRFLTSANNFLPVVNAKGQLLGIVALHDLKEYLGTREELLGIIAYDVMRPPPASVTPNQRLLEVLPVVLASEQRNIPVVNTLKENRLIGALVRGEVLGIFSEVIAASRKAEV
- a CDS encoding fumarylacetoacetate hydrolase family protein, translated to MKLCRFVKPQGTVCIGLVKEDDLLVDLTAAGVTQMHLLLEQEDPLIELNRLAAEHLPHFPLSEVSLCAPVEQQEVWAAGVTYLRSKTARMEESDFSATAYDRVYEAERPELFFKSLAQKVVGPGQPVGIRRDARWNVPEPELALVLNSRGQIAGYMAGNDMSARDIEGENLLYLPQAKIYNRSCALGPWVRLGAAESEARGWEIQLTISRAGTRVFEGKTPVGQIKRGFEELAGFLFRCQTFPHGAVLLTGTGIVPPDLFTLQEDDEIEVAISGIGLLRNTAQVV